The segment CTTACCTTCTCAAACACAAGAAATATGGAATTATTCACTGACACATGGTAATAGGTAGAGTAAATTTGTTCCAGCGTAGGAGTTACACAACCTTTCATTTTGTCTGTCAAACATGGAGTATTTAGTGTTTTAGTGAAACCTTTCTGAACGAAGAATTTTTAACATGCACCCTCTAAAGCACCTTCTCAACTTTATTATGGGTTGACCTGGTACTACTTTTGATAGTTTATGCTACTTTTGTTCCATCTCTGGTTTAACTGGTCTAACAACTTTCAAATTCCATGGGATTTTGACCAATTCTTCACACTTTCTATTTCAATGATAACTGGTTTCCTGTGGAAGAACTTGTACAAGGACTGAGGAGGAATGGACAATCTCtgtgatttttaattaaaatgtttatgtatctATGTATTTAGTTACTTAAGAGGGAGACTAGGAGAGGGAAAGGGTGGGGAGTGGGATAGattgagaaagaaatagaggagagagagtgattcTACCTGCTGTTTTATTCCCCTAAATGCTGGGATCCAGAAACTCAGcccaagcacttcaatatggaatgcagatgtcttaactgttatgccaaacACTTGCCTTGTCTATGTGCTTGGGACCAACACTGTCCAAtagaactttttgaaatgataGAAATATATAATTGTGGTCCATCTGTGGCTTTTCTGTATTTGGAATGTGACTGGCTTAATGGAGAAACTGAATATTTGATTTTGCCTTAATTgacttatatttaaatttaatagtCATCTGTGGATAATGGCTACCATTTAGACAATGCATATAAACCTTAGAACAGTGAGTTTATGACCTTGAGGAATTCAGCCCTTTGCCTATGGGTCTCATAAAATTGATTATCCAAGTTTTCCTTGGTGTTTCTACTTTGGACAATACTTCTACTTCTCTCCCAAGAAAACAGGTGGAAACTTGTTCGGAAATTTTTGTGTGTTAGGATGACTGTAGTGTCCACCTGGCACTTAGTGGTTTGGGACAACAGATGGAAAAGAGCCTGAAATGCACAGAACAGTCTGCCCTAAATACCAATGTCAACCACTATGACAAGGTCAGGTAGGCCATCAGAGTTCTCTAAAGATTGTGGTtccttggccagtgccatggctcactaggctaatcttccacctgcggcggcgccggcactcagggttctagtcccggttggggctctggattctgtcccagttgctcctcttccagtccagctctctgctgtctgcgggaaggcagtggaggatggcccaagtgcttgggccctgcacctgagtggaagaccaggatgaaacacctggctcctggttttggatcggcgcagtgcgctggccatagcggccatttggggagtaaaccaacagaaggaagacctttctctctgtctctttctctcactgtctaactctgcctgtcaaaaaaaaaaaaaaaaaaaaagatttcggTTTTCCATTCTTGAGTCTCTTGCAATCCTAGGCCTAATCACAGTTAATTCTGTTTCTTATGGTTATGGTCTGTATTGTATTTCCCCTTGCCTCCACAGGACTTCACATTCTGACTGTGGTCACCATTGTTCTGTATCTTCAACGACTCTCACTCAAGTATCTATCACCTTTCCTATCTCAAGTAATATCTTGTCTTAGTTCCATATCCTCCAGCTGTAACTGTTTCTCCCTCCCCATTGACAGTAGCCTGTAGTGCATTTATGCAATTAGCTATTGTGTCAGGGAGCTATTTTTGTGTTACAATAAAAGAAAGCTGACACCATACGTAATTTTGAAGCACACTGTTTTATTATACAGACATATCAGCAGAGTCATTGGTCATGTTCCACTTCTCAACCATTGTATgtgaacatacacacatacacctacACATACACAAATGTCTCAAAATTTCTGAGTCCACTTTTATCCTTTTATGCTTATAATAACTCCACCTGTTTGTAGTTGGTCTCTAAAACACACCACCACACcagtttcacatatttattttaatttagtatCACATCACTTTTCCCCCAGGATAGGCTCACAGTAAAACTATAATGTAGTCTCTACAAATTCTAGTTCATAGTTCAACGTATagtcaaaattaaattttcaagcACTTGAATAATGTCCTCTTAACTTTTTTTGCTCACAGAATCACAACACATCCCATGTCAGTCACTCCAAACTCAGCCCTGAAAACATTGGGTAGAAGCAGTTACATTTAAAGATATATCTGTACTTGGTTAAAcctacactatggaatacttgAATAATTGTGATGATTGCATCTCTTTTTTACTCTATGTCAAAGCAGTGATATGCCTACTTTTGTCTTTGATGTGTGATTTCCTATTTGTTCAAAAGGCATTAAAACATCTTGCTGATGTATTATTATTCTCTATTATACAAACGTTCCTGCACTGAAATGCCACCGAAAACTAGAAGCATTCATTTATTCCATCAGAATAAACATGCCAAACAACATCCTTGGGTAAGTTAGCAaaatcacatacacacaaaatatctGCATTGTAGAGCTGAGATTTCCAGTGGCAGAGCTCAAGAAAGCTTGTGGTGTCAAATGGACAGTATGGTGTTGATTCACTATTTTGGGTTGCATATATGGACAACTTCTGTAATTTACGAGATAATAAGGCTATCTAAATGAGTTGGGGGCATCTTCAAAAGCTATAccaggcctgcgccgcggctcactaagctaatcctccgccttgcggcgccggcacaccgggttctaggccggtcggggcgccagattctgtcctggttgcccctcttccaggccagctctctgctgtggccagggagtgcagtggaggatggcccaagtccttgggccctgcaccccatgggagaccaggagaagcacctggctcctgccatcggatcagtgcagtgcaccggccacagtgcgccagccgcggcggccattggagggtgaaccaatggcaaaattgaagacttttctctgcctctctctctcactgtccactctgcctgtcaaaaaaaagaaaacaaacaaacaaaaaaaaactacaccaAACAACCAGAGTTCAGTTATTTCCATTGAATAGACATAATTTTTAACAAGCAGATTTAAATAGTTTAGATGATCATATtgtgttaaaataaaaagaactttatATTTCTATGAACTCAAATTGTTATTTTGTTAAaacaattaataaatatattttatttttaaattataacacATTCTTATACTGGGTTTTGACAATTTTAATTTACCTGTGATTTAATAAGTAACTTATAAAAAGTGACTAGAAAATTTTAGGAGAGAATTCAAATTATATAATACAATGAGagttatatgtttaaaaatattagattTCTTTGCCTGTGGTTGAAGGTTGTATTATCATAAGTATTTTCAAAGGCTGGGCTATTTTCTTGCCTATCTAAATTGTCATTTGTTGCTAGTTTTAACATTGTAGTATGGTAGAGAATGATTGAATCTAACCATTTACATGTAAGTCTATCTTCTGATATTCTACAGAAAATTTTTTCAGgttctttaaatattaattttctcaCACATGTTCTGTCTGTATTATTCCATGTTAATTAttacacaaaacaaaacatttaaattaaattatagcAAGGTTAATTGCAATTTCCTCATGTGCTTTTCTGTATAAATTAATAGGACTGCAAGATGTTTGAAATGTAAATGTCATGAGCAATTATATACCatagtgtttttatttataaatatggaaTGTGTAACTGAAAATTATGCTTATACTGAACCATAATAACTGCTGGTATATAAACATCATAATCAATAATCTCTTTATATTTACTGTTCAAGTCACTCAGCTTCATAAATATCAACCATGATGTTATTTACAAACAAAagccataataaaaataatagtggaCAAATGTAGTATAAATTGAATATATGATTTTATGGACAAAAAAGGCCTCGAACAATTGCCTTTCCATCTCTATTGGAATAGAATCCAGATAACAGCCCTGCAAACCATAATGTCTTTTTACTACCTATTTACATTCATGTTTGCTATAAACATATGATGTAAGACTTTCAATATTTACAGGATTtacacacacatatccacacatACTTTATCCTTAGGCTCATTCATGAACGTGCAGATCCATCTGCACAGTAGGATCAAAATGTGTTAATTTTCCTTAAGTGCTATTCACTTACAACTACTCACTCTTGtgcaaaaatgcaaaaatatcatACAGATTAGAATtcactctctctttaaaaaatctctttttttatccTCTAGGAGTTTTTTgtcatttacaaataaattagGAAATATAGTTCATtcacaaattgaaaataattgCAATGTTTTTATATCAAGGCATTGCTGAGGTTTTGAATTGTGATTTTCTTGAAGCCAgctgtctttcaaaacaaagaCATCAATAAGTTATGGTTACTTCTTGATATTTGTACTTTTCAATTACTCATATGAAATGTCATTACAAAGCTAATATTCATGCGAGTCACATAGTGTTTGTATAGAATATGAAtcttatttctgctttttttaaaactgaaaactcTGTAGAACAATCTGGAAAGTCTGTTGAAATTACTGAACTAGGACATTtcaggaaaatttttcatcccATTAAAAAAAAGGCTGGAGAAATACATGAGGCAAAATTGAGGAAGAATAATTTTAGTGGATACTCAGGAGAGACAAAAGCAAATGCAAGAACTGTTTTAATTTTATCTCCTAGTCCTTTGGTATCTCCTTGCCTCATGAAAGTCCTAAAAAATATTCAgttctttaaaatattgattatacTCTTCCATTAAATATCAGTTGTGGTCCTCCATTGCTCATGTTGTCAGTCATTTCCTGTTAGGAAAATAACATGcattaattaaaatttactttaacaATAAGACTTTCATTTGGTTAACGGATTTGCAAAACGGAAATTTCAAGCCATTGAAACACTTGCTGAGTTGCGGGGAAGGACAAGGATTGATATTGTTGCTGCattttaagaagtaaaatttCATGGCATCTTGGAGCACATGAAAATGCTGAAGTGACAGTCTGTTAGACCAAAGTCTTCACCCTACAGAGAAATctcattctctcctcttttccctcCATTTCCCTGTCCTTTCCTTAATTCTGATCTGGAAGGATCTAACCTGGAAGGAAGAGAGTGGTTAAAAGTCCAAGGCTTTCCAACGCACACTGCTGAGCATATCAGCAAAGGACCAACACATTCTAGGGGTTACCTCTGCTCTATAGAAAGCTGTGTGGCCTTTGCTAAGAACTGAAAAAGGCCCACCAAGAGTTCATTGTTCATCCATAACTCTAGATCACTCCAAAACTCACAGTAGGAAGGATTTTTTTCATGGCATTGTCACTCACTCCTATAGTGAATAGCAAAACAGTGAGATCTCTCTCATGTTTTGAGGGATCAATCACTAAGAAGTTAGGGAAAACTGCATGAGGAGACAATGAAAACATAGATGTAGAGGTTAAATCAACAAAGTTCTATTTGcaattatagaaaatatattgAGAAAAATTGAGATGTTTTGACTTCATATATGTTATTACATGTGCAACCCTTTACTACACAATAAAAGGTGATGAGAAGGAAAGCCCATGGGCTTGCACAATGGTTAGGAGACCACATTATAAACATTTCACTATAATTATCTAACAATAGATTGATAATATCTCTATACACTTGAACAGGCCTATTtgcaaaaaaaagtagaaaattattttctcagttATCTCTTCCTATCAATTTATGTCTGGTTTCTATTTGGAGAAACTGAATGTTCATAAACCTGTAGAGCTATACTTGGCGAAGGTAAGTCTGAAGAATATGTTGGGTGAGTTAGGGTTAAGTTTATATTTGAGAAATCTGATTTGAGACTTCCTTCAGAATCTCATTGTTGAAGACAGGAGGAGTAGAAATTGTCACCCCAAAATGATCATCAACAAAATGTACTCAATTGTTtctccagaagaaaaaaatataatttcctaCTGGATTTACAGAAATTAATAAATTTCAAGTGATTTTCTGCTTCTAAAATGACTTTTACCACGGTACTTCACaaacttcatggaaaagtagaattaaatgaTAATATGCTAATATTTCAAATCTATTTAAAATCGTTAAAAGCTAATGTAATttactggccttttttttttttttgcaggattTAAAGAAAGcagttcttaaaaattttataccaTAAAAGAATTTCTCAACTGAATTCATCCCAACATGGACAAAGTAAAATTACTGAGAGGAAATGACAGCAAACATTAGTTTTTAAATGGATGCATCTCTCAATTTATTTGCAAATAGGTATGCACAAATTAACAAGAATATTATAGTCTATATTTGGGGAGGACCAAGCTTGGCACTTCCATAGTTTCTGCAAGTATACCATGCTATGTTTGTGACTTTCTATATTTCCAATCAGACTATTTAACCAAACTTAGAACCATGAATACTTGCACTAATTTGAAATGTgggaaataatttttgaattgtATCATTATCAGATCATTTCCCTTCAGAGTTTTTGCTGGATCAGtgtcaagctttggctatttaTGCAACTTCGGCTTAAgagatactttttttctttatccagaaACATCTATTACTAAATGCAAAACTTCGGTCTGTGAATGATGGTATTGAGTCAGAGTCATAATGTAACAGAGAATAAAAAGTCATGAGTCATCCAAGCAGAAATGTGTTTGGATGCTTATAGGCAGgctgaatattttaaatactcaaCCAACTTTCAAGCTGCAAGATTCTGCCATGTAGGTTCATGTCAGCTCCTCAAGGTAGTTTTCATGACAGTGATACTTTGAGGAGCAACATCACAGCATCAGTCCAGGCTGATCTGCTCACATCATGGCTTCCTAGAGGAGGTGGCACTTCCTGCAGCAACATCACAACATGGTAACTCCCTAGAAATCAGCGTACCTTGTAGGTAACTCCGGTGTCGGGGGCACCACCGGGCAGCTGGGCAAGTCGGTAATTTCAATAGCCCTCAATCTCTGATGTAAATATAACAGTCATACAATAAATATTGTacaaaaatatacacacaaaacTAAAGCACACTTGTATAAAAATCGAACATAAATGAACCACTACTCAAATATATAATGATCATCTATTTTAACCCATTTCTTTACATTAGCAACCCTATTACTTGTATAGTGTTAGTTCTTTAAGGGCATGCATAGAtatgttttaaattctttttgggACAACTTAACTGCATTTACTTTTTATATGTATAGATTGCACACAAAATAGATATAGCTTAACTGCAGAGTAATTTTTCCTGTGAAATGACAATATAAAGAAATACACGGCCGGCAtcctgctcacttggctaatcctctgcctgtggtgctggcaccccgggttctagtcccggttgctcctcttccagtccagcattctgctgtgacccaggagggcaatggaagatggcccaagtgcttgagtccctgcactcgcatgagagaccaggaggaagtacccggctcctggctttggatcggcacagagccggccgtggcggccattaagggagtgaaccaacggaaagaagacctttcactctgtctctctctcactgtctataactctctctctgtctctctcactgtctaactgcctggccaaaaaaaaaaaaaaaaaaaaaaggaatacacgATAATTTACTACTCTTTCTTGCACTTTgtgcatttgcattttatttctataatatcAAGCAAAAGATAATGTTGTTATTTTCTTAGTGAGTTTGTTTAACAGATGTTTTATCTTTTACTCAGTTGATTCAGCAGCAGGTACAGAATTAAGAAATATGTGCAAAACATTGACAGAAATATAGAAAACTTTCTATACCATTTGTCTTTTAATGCAATTAATGTAACTTCCTGTTTGAATATGCCTCATGAAATAATTATGCAAggaccattttttaaaactaaggcCATGCTACCCAAATATGCATGGAGTTTAGATGAGAACTAAGTGAACCTTTATATGGATTATAGTATCTGCACTGATAGACAAAGCATTTGGTTGCCTTATTAAAGAGCCCCTTTATACATGAAGATCTAATTTACATAATCAAATGCATCACAAGGGATGAGCTAGAAAAAAGAATTCATATGATTTCTAAAACTGGCATTATTGAGTGGAGACAAATTAGTTATGTGTTTTTCTtcagtaaaatacataaaaatccatATTTATAAGGTTTTCAATATTTTCTGCAATGCTATTTTAGGAACCGTGTTTCTTAAGACAGAAAGACTATAGAACTATGTTGAAAAATGCCCATGAATTGCAGAGAAAGAGCTACTGAAAAATTCCTGGGCATGATCCAATATGGCCAAACTTGAGAACTCTCACTCCTCAAACTATCATCTAAATATGCAACTTGATCCACCTAGGCCTGCAGTCTTCCTCAGATAACAGCAATGAGAGGAAAGACACAAAACTCACTTTCTCAGCCATCTCATGTGAGTGATGGAGGGAATGTTCCCTTTCTGAGAACATCCTCCTCTGCTCGTAGCTCGCAAGTCGGCACGTGAGCCAGGAAGACAGGGTGCAGCCCCCAATCCCAATGCATGCCAGAGACATGGAGGCCAGGTGCAGAGGGTACAGGGAAGAGGTCTTCTTTGTGACTGCCCGAAGGAACTGAAAATTCAGGATGCCCCCGATAAGTCCACAGATACAGCAGGCTGAGAAGAGGATCATCTGATAAGGAGAAGAAAAGGGTGTTAAAGTAGAAGCAGTGAGCACCAGAACCCAAATGTCCTTTACTTCTAACCTGCAATAAAGAAAAGGTGTTTGGGATGCATCCAAGAACACAGGAGCTATTCTTtcagctgggatttttttttaaatggcttttttatttgaaatggagtgagagagaaacaaagaaagcttccctccattggtttactcctccccaaggcctgcaacagctaggtttGGCTTGGGGCCCCAGCCAGAAGAAAGAATTGCAATCCATGTCTCCCCAGTGGAAGGCAGGGACCCGACCACCTGAGCCATTAGCActtcctctcagggtctgcattagcaggaagctggagtcaagagtcagagccaggaatcaaacccatgcACTAAGATGTGGGACATAGGCATGTTAACCCCTAAGGCAAATGCCTATCGGTCACCTGCATTTCTGTACAGTTTGACTCATCAAGGGTGTAGACCAAAGTGTTTCAAAAATTGATAGCTGACAGTTTTAAACCTAAGGATGTCTTGTGAAAATTCTGAACATAGTTTGTCTTCTTGGTAAACTCagatttaaataacatttttgtaaTATCTATTGTGTGCTGCTTTGCTAAGTATCCTTTCAATTAATCATCCCAACAGATCACTGGAagaagatagataaataaatagagagagagaaagattttggaAAAATGAATGGTGATCAGGTAGTATTCAAATTTAGGGACTGAATCCAAAATTTTGATGTCAAATTGAGTTTTATTAGGTCAAGTCTATAAAAATATCTATCATTGGCTTCTTCTCATGTTAAATCTTTTTACCTTCATATCTGTGTGAGCTGAGGAAATTTAGTTAAATCTCTTTTAATTTAGTGTTTCATGGTGTGCATATCTCTTTATCCAACAGGACTTCCTGTGAACTGTGCTTGTTTCTCaggttattttgtttttttggttggttgatttttttttttcactcattgGCACCCTGATGAGGTATGAATAATGAATGTTCCCAAAATACCGTTGGATTATTTGCTTTGGAGaaacacaggctgtggctttgctTTTGGTTTTACTATTGGTTTGATCTGTATCTCTGCTCATTGACCTCGATGAGTATCGTAGGCTCTCCAGAAGAACCAAGCACAAATTCCTTCTGTGTAGTAAATGTTCTGTgactatttaataaatttaattaaatatgccaataattgtaataattttattttggttttgtatCTGGTCATAATTCTATGCGTTTTCATGATCCATAATAGGGTGATACTGACTTAATCATCCAATCTTCCTTCCACTCTTCTCCGCAACACAGTCTTCATCTCAACCACTTTTCTTTACCAACAATGGGGCTCACCTCAGTGgtatacatttttgtttcttgg is part of the Oryctolagus cuniculus chromosome 16, mOryCun1.1, whole genome shotgun sequence genome and harbors:
- the TMEM196 gene encoding transmembrane protein 196 isoform X4 — encoded protein: MCTSGQIIGSLLVLSVLEIGLGVSSVAVGAVSFSLALREHKPQLGDSSPFLLCGICGILCAKKKSGLIMILFSACCICGLIGGILNFQFLRAVTKKTSSLYPLHLASMSLACIGIGGCTLSSWLTCRLASYEQRRMFSEREHSLHHSHEMAEKEMTDNMSNGGPQLIFNGRV
- the TMEM196 gene encoding transmembrane protein 196 isoform X3, coding for MCTSGQIIGSLLVLSVLEIGLGVSSVAVGAVSFSLALREHKPQLGDSSPVWSGVCFLLCGICGILCAKKKSGLIMILFSACCICGLIGGILNFQFLRAVTKKTSSLYPLHLASMSLACIGIGGCTLSSWLTCRLASYEQRRMFSEREHSLHHSHEMAEKEMTDNMSNGGPQLIFNGRV
- the TMEM196 gene encoding transmembrane protein 196 isoform X2, yielding MCTSGQIIGSLLVLSVLEIGLGVSSVAVGAVSFSLALREHKPQLGDSSPFLLCGICGILCAKKKSGLIMILFSACCICGLIGGILNFQFLRAVTKKTSSLYPLHLASMSLACIGIGGCTLSSWLTCRLASYEQRRMFSEREHSLHHSHEMAEKRLRAIEITDLPSCPVVPPTPELPTRK
- the TMEM196 gene encoding transmembrane protein 196 isoform X1; translation: MCTSGQIIGSLLVLSVLEIGLGVSSVAVGAVSFSLALREHKPQLGDSSPVWSGVCFLLCGICGILCAKKKSGLIMILFSACCICGLIGGILNFQFLRAVTKKTSSLYPLHLASMSLACIGIGGCTLSSWLTCRLASYEQRRMFSEREHSLHHSHEMAEKRLRAIEITDLPSCPVVPPTPELPTRK